TTCTTTAGGGGTAGTAACAGCACAAAATAGCAAGGATTACGAAGGCCATTGGGCTCAAAAAGCTATTGATAGCTGGTTAGACAGCGGCAAGTTGAAGGGTTTTGAAGATGGCTCTGTAAAGCCAAATCAAACCATAACAAGAGCTGAGTTTATGACATTGGTCAACCGTGCGTTTAATTATACGAAGCTAGCTAAGATTAGTTACGATGATGTGCCTTCTACTAACTGGGCATATAATGAGATAGCGAGAGCAGTTGAAGCCGGATATATCCAAGGATTTAACAACGAGATGCGTCCGAATGCTCCAATTAACCGCCAGGAAGCAGCAGTCATTATTAGCAGACTGTTGAAACTGGAAGGGGGGAGTGTTGATGAGCTGAAGGTGTTTAGCGATGCTGGACAAATTGCTGCATGGAGCAAAGAAAGCGTTGCTTCAGCAGTTAAAGCCGGTGTTCTGAAAGGATACCCTAATGGGACTTTTGCGCCTGGACAGGCATTAACCCGTGCAGAGTCCTTGACACTGATTGATTCCGCTGAGGCTCTTACACATATAGTGTTGCCGACAGCTTCTCCAGTTACAACTTCTTTGCCTAGTGTTGCGCCAACGGCAACGGCAACTGCAGCATCCGCTGGTGGTGCTGGTGGTGCTGGTGGTGCTGGTGGTGCTGGTGGTGGTCAATCTGAGGCAACTTCTACTCCAACCGCTACACCCACACCCACTGCTTCACCAACGTCAACCCCTGAACCTACAATGCCTATAAAAGAATTGCCCGCCTTAGATATTCATATTACATCTACTCCAAATGAGTCAGTCACAAATTCCGTTTATCTGAAAGTTGACTTTAGTAAAGTTTTTGACACAATAGTGAATCAAAATGATCAGATCACTTACTATATTACATCCGAGCCGATTAATGACAGGGATCTCCGCTGGGGCCTTACTAATCTTAACTCATATATAACTATGTCCGGTTATACAGCTCGACTTATGCCCGAAATCACGGTGTCTTCTAGTTATATAGATGGAGGTGGAGATGGAGAAAAGTATGTATCGGTTGTTGTTAGAAACCATAAAGAAGAAATTACAGGATACTACACCCAAAAGATGAACTTGAAGTTCTCGCAAACGGAGCAAGCCAGTGACATGGTGAAGTTAGAAAGTGGAGTAACCATTACACAAGAAAAATTTATCTATGACGGTTGGATAAATCCAGGGGAATACTATTCTGATATTATTGATGTTACAAATGCTTTTGCACAGTTAAATGGTAATGCGGTTTCTTATACGATTTATCCTAAGTATTACAAGGATTTGGATCAGAACCCTCAACTTAATGATAGTATTTCTGCCTCGCGTACTTTATACAAAAGCAATCGAATTAGAGTGGTTGAAACTACTTATTCTTCCGGCGGGGCAACATCACCAGGGTATATTCCTATTGTTTACGAATCCTATTATAACTATAAAACCTACAATGAAGCAGAATATATGATTGTGTTCTATGACACCAATTTGAAGGCTATCGCTTATTACGAAGGAAAAGTTCAATTAAGTGACGAATTGGCAGTTGAAGCCGCCGAGAAGAGGATTGACGATATTCCGATCAGTCTAGGGTTGAAGGAAGAGGATACTATAAATAGGGCCACTAGAGCCTATGAGGCACTTAATGAATCACTCCGTGGGAGGATTAGTGAGCAGCGTAAAGTGAAACTTATGAATGCTCAAGAAACTCTTGAAATACTTAAGAAATCAGGGCCGTTACAGAACCTCGCGCTTGTCTCTTCCTATATTGGTATTAGAGAATTTCACCTCAACGGTACGTTAGTTAATGCGTATACTATAGACTTCCCGGATACTTTAAGAAGAGAGATTGGAAGCTTTTCTTACTATATTACTAAAAATCCGATCACTGGGAACGATTTAGAGGCTCCTAGTATTTACGGTAAATATGCTTTTTCGGAGATTAATACAATACTACTGCCTATTCGGGATAAGATAGGTGATTATAACGTAACGATAGTTTATTACGATAAGGCAGATAAGCCACTGCGCTATACGACAAAGCAGATGAACTTTTCAGCCCTTTCTCCAGCATGGGACAATTCTGCGGTTCAAGTGTTGGATGGAGTGACTATGGAACGTCATTATGGCAACGGCGGACGTGTAGACTTTATTGATGTCCAAAACTACGTACGCGCACACCGGGAGGCTGTATATTTCACAGTCACATCAAGATCGATGCTGGAAAAAGAACAAGCTTTTACGGTCGAAAATGTGGTCAAGAATTTGAATCAGGTCTATCAAGGAATGGCCGTTTTCAATTCTTCTGATCCGGCTTTAAATGGACAGACAGAAGAATATATCGTTATTTTTTATGATAAAGATTATAAGGCAATAAGCTATTACACAGGGGTCCTGAAAGACTAATAAGGGAACAAGAACTCACAGCAATCATAAAGCCCTATCCTCATACATAAGTTGTCACAAGACTACATGTGTAGAAAGTGGGGATAGGCATATGATCTTAGGGTGTTTGATACTCGTGCTTATCATCGTAGCCAGCAGCGAAAAAGCAGAAGCGATAGCCAAATTGAATGACGACAGTTAGCGGGAATTAACATCAATTCCTCTAAGAAATTCGGGGATTTTCAACCACAACTTGGTTCAAGTAATTTCCAGCGGGTTATTGGGTATAATAACTCAAGGCTGTACGATTAGCCCTTACCTTAACTAGCTGGAAATACCAAAATCCCTAAGGAGGTCACATGGAGAACGAGGCGCTGCTTCAGGTTGAACAATTGGCACTCAAGAAACAGAAAATCTTTCGGCAAAGTATAATGCGTTATATTGCCAGAGCCATGCTGGCCAGTATGTTTATCGGGTTTGGTGTAATTGTAGCCTTCAAGACAGGTAACTATTTCTATATGGAGCATTCACCATTTGCGTATCCGATGGCTGCAATTACTTTTGGAGCAGCGATTATCCTTATCTCATACGGTGGAGGGGACTTATTTACCGGAGATACCTTTTATTACACGTATACAGCTTTGAGACGTAAAATGAAATGGTCCGAGGTTGTACGCATGTGGGTTATGAGTTATATCGGTAATATCCTTGGTGCTGCTGTATTTGCATTATTGATTTTTTTAACAGGACTGTTTTACAGTTCTGATGTAAATGGATTTTTGCTATATGTGGTTGAGCATAAAATGGGGGCTCCGGCAGGTCAGCTTTTTTTCCGTGCTATCCTCTGTAACTGGCTCGTGTGTATGGCTTTTTTCATACCGATGAATATTAAAGGCGATGGGGCTAGGATGTTCGCAATGGTCTTATTCGTATTCTGTTTTTTTATCTCCGGTTATGAGCATAGTATTGCTAATATGTGTACCTTTGCGATTGCATTGGTCCTTGACCATCCTGGAACGGTTTCGTGGGCCGGTGTGGTACATAATCTTGTGCCTGTTACAATCGGCAATCTAATTGGTGGTGGAGTTCTGATGGGGGTTATGTATTATTATGTGAACAAACCTTTTCTGGACGATACAAAGCACTAAGAAGCTCGGTTAACGCGTAACTTCGCTCTCTAAAAGGGCGGAGTTTTTTTGTGCTGCAAGAAATTTATTCGCCATTGGGATTTTTTGATTTTTTAGGGTTCAAAAGGATTAGAGGCAAAGAAGTAGAATACATATTAGTATTACAAAATTGAAGATTCATACAGAATGGGGTAAGGCTTTGGAAAAGACAACAGGGATACTGACGGATGAGACTATTATTAAGGCTTCCAATCAGCATTGCATTGATCAAGGAATAGACCCTGAGCAGCCTCCTATTTTTCCAAAATGTTATGCTGCAGATGAATTGGGGTCACAACTCCATGTATATAGTGAAGTGATTGAAGTTATCGATTTTTTTGTGAATAAGTTTCTTTCTTCAGTAAAAGGCAATCCGATCCTTGTTACGATATCGGATGATGCAGGTTATCTATTGGCGTTCAAAGGGGATCCGACGATTATTGATCTCGTAGGGCAGATTGGTATCAAAGAAGGTGTGCAGCTAAACAAAGAAGTGGGTACGAATTCGATTGCTTTGTGTCTCGAATATCAGCGGCCTTTTCAGTTGAAGGGGCAAGACCATTATCATCATATTCTTCATCGTTTAGTGTGCTGTACGGCTCCTTTTTATAAAGAGGATGGGCGTGAGATTTTGGGGACGATATCATTTATGGCGGATATAGATGTGGCTCATCCCCACCTATTACCTTTGCTCTGTACCATGGCTGACTCCATCGAACGCGAAATTTTGCTGCGTAGAGGAAATGCTGAGCTTCAGCTTTTAAACCGAATCCTATTGGATACTAATTACTTAGGCGTTATTATAACGGATGAACTCGGAACGATCGTCAATATAAATGAGAACTGCTTAAATATGCTTCATTTGGATGGTGAACATCAAGAATCTGTTATCGGTGCCAGTGTTTTTGAAATTCGGAATGTGGGCTCTTATTTTCAGCATGTCATTCTTCAGCAAGAGGCATGTGCTGGGCTGGAAGTGATTCAAGAAAGTAACGGTTTGTTTGAGCATTATATGCTGGATGTGCTTCCGGTTTACGACTCGAATGCATGCTTGGCTCGTGTGATTGGGAGTCTTCGTAATATTACAGAGATGAAAAAAACGGAAGAAGTGCTGCGCAATACAGAGAAGCTAGTGGTCGCTGGACAACTGGCCATGAGTATTGCGCATGAGATTCGAAATCCGCTGACCACAGTTAAAGGGATGCTTCAACTGGCCAATAAAGATTCGCAACTGCTCCATTATGATCTTATTATGTCAGAAGTGGAAAGAATGAACCTCATTGTGAGTGAGTTCCTTATACTGGGTAGACCGCAGGCTGCGCATTATAGGATAGAACAATGTAGTGCGATTCTGGAGGAAGTGCTTAGCATCTTTGCAATTCAAGTGGAGATGAATAATATATCGTTAAACACGCAATTCCATAATGATGCCACAATCTTGTGTGACCGCAATCAGATCAAACAAATCTTCCTAAACATCCTAAGAAACTCAATGGAAGCCTTGCCTTTTGGTGGAAGCATTACAGTAGCTCTAGATGTGGAGAATGGATACCAGACGATTACCTTCACAGACAACGGAGAGGGTATGAACCAGGAAGTGTTGGATAAATTAGGTCAGCCTTTCCACACGACCAGAGGGGATGGTAATGGACTTGGAATCATGATTGTTAAAAAAATAGTTTCTGCACATAGAGGCCGCGTGGTCATAGCTAGTGAAGAGGGTGTAGGTACAACTGTTACGATTTATCTGCCGATAAAATAAAGGGTTTATCTTGGCTATAACTCCGTCGTACAAGCCTTAATTCATAATAAAAGACTCTTCCAAGCAGGCTGGAAGAGTCTTTTATTATGGAGATGGACTACCACTTGGATCCGCCTGATGAATTTCGGCCGGACTTTCCTCCGCCGCCACCCCAAGAAGAGCCGCCGGAGGATTTGCCACCACCGCCGCCTCCGCCCCAGGAAGAACCACCGGAGGAACGTCCTCCACCAAATCCGCCCGAGGAAGGGGGACCAGAGGACATCCGCTTGCGGGCCTGTGCACGACGTTGCTGTTCTCTCATCATAGCTAATTGGGCTAGCCGTTCTTCCTCTTCCTTCTGGCGAACGAGTCGGTTCGCTTCATTTACAAAGGAAGTGATCTGCGAATCATAAGAACGGCTTAGGGACTCCAGTTCCTCAAGATTGTAAGGCCGGGACGTCAGGCGATGCTCCAGTGCACTGAATTCTGGCAATAAGGATAGCTCGAAGCGAATTCTAGAGGATAACCCTCTGCTATGCAGCATTCGCTGGGTGGTTTCCACCCGGCTTTGCCCTTCAGAGAACAGGCGAGTGACCTTATCCAGTCTTTCATGGAGTGCATTTAGACTCTCCGAGATACCATCGAACTGTCTTGCAGCCTCATCCAGTAAGGATAGCAACTGCTCAAGCGCATTGTGGGCCTTGTCATATTCCCCGCGTTCATCGCTGGTCCAATTCTCAATCTGCGCCACTTCACTTGCACCCTCCCGAAGGCGAGTGCTCCACTCTGTTAGAATGTTCTCCACAGTTGCTACATGTTGTTCTTCAAAATATATTCGTGCTTCTGTAATCCGGCTCTGCAGTCCGTCTCGCCGCTGCTTTAATTGGCTCCATTCGGTGCGGAATGTCTCTAAATCTCTGTGGTTATTCTGCCGAAGAAGTGCTTGTTGTTCTGTCATAGCAACAGCCTCATCCAGGAGAAGATCAAGATTGGCGCCAATCCTGCGCACCTCATCCATATCTCCTGCGCGTAGCGGTGCTTCAAGAGTCAGCGACTCTACTCGGGCCTGCTCCAGACGGTCATAAGGTTTTATCTTCATGTTATGGAGTGAATTCTGTTCGATGATGCTTGTGATTTTCGCACGGGATGCAGCTAATACCGTAGGGAAATGGTTTAGCTTATCATCATAGAGATCGACATCCTTCAGGTCTTGTTCAATTTTTTCTTGGCGCTCTTGCGCATCCTCGGTAATTTCTTGTGCAGCAATAGGGTCAAAGAGCTCTAATTGATCTGCTTTTGAGGTCTCCTCGGCAAGCTCCTTAAGCTCTTCAACAATTTCTTGAAGTGCATAACCAGTTTCTTTAACCGCATCTTGCAGCTGCTCTTCAAGCTCTGGCGTATCCTCTTTAAGCTCTGTGATGCGTTGTTTAACGTTGCGATCTGCTTCACTGATAACTGCAATGTTCTTCTCTTCCTCCTCAAGCGCTGTGCGGAAGGATGCCTCTGTCTGCTGCAATTGTTCCACGGCAGCTTTAAGGGCATTCAGACGATAGAAGGGTGGCTGTGTACCTTGCCCATCACTTTGCAGCGAAGAGATTTCAACGAGCTTTGCAGACAGTCGTTTTGAAATGCCTTCTACCAGCACCTCGGTTTTGCCCTGAACGATCCCCTGAAATGGCTTTAATGATTCCAATGCTCGATTCGCTTGTACAAGCAAATTGGATAACTGTTCCTGTTGCTCGCTTAGCTGTTTACGTCGACGCAGACCTGTGATCACTATAAAGAGCACAAGTAGGATTAGTACGGTTCCAATTACAATGGCAGCAATCTTGAACATGGAGCTACTGGAGCGGCTTTCGGAACTGACTGAGGTTCCTGGATTGCTGGAGGTGCCGTTCTCTAAACCGCCGTTCGTACTGCCAATTGCACTGCCACTTCCTGCGTTTCCTCCAGCATTTCCGGTGCTATCTCCGATGGAATGGACCGCTTTAATTAAGGCCTTTGTCCCT
This Paenibacillus sp. FSL R5-0345 DNA region includes the following protein-coding sequences:
- a CDS encoding S-layer homology domain-containing protein, whose protein sequence is MGRKFRGILAGALGVSMLFSSLGVVTAQNSKDYEGHWAQKAIDSWLDSGKLKGFEDGSVKPNQTITRAEFMTLVNRAFNYTKLAKISYDDVPSTNWAYNEIARAVEAGYIQGFNNEMRPNAPINRQEAAVIISRLLKLEGGSVDELKVFSDAGQIAAWSKESVASAVKAGVLKGYPNGTFAPGQALTRAESLTLIDSAEALTHIVLPTASPVTTSLPSVAPTATATAASAGGAGGAGGAGGAGGGQSEATSTPTATPTPTASPTSTPEPTMPIKELPALDIHITSTPNESVTNSVYLKVDFSKVFDTIVNQNDQITYYITSEPINDRDLRWGLTNLNSYITMSGYTARLMPEITVSSSYIDGGGDGEKYVSVVVRNHKEEITGYYTQKMNLKFSQTEQASDMVKLESGVTITQEKFIYDGWINPGEYYSDIIDVTNAFAQLNGNAVSYTIYPKYYKDLDQNPQLNDSISASRTLYKSNRIRVVETTYSSGGATSPGYIPIVYESYYNYKTYNEAEYMIVFYDTNLKAIAYYEGKVQLSDELAVEAAEKRIDDIPISLGLKEEDTINRATRAYEALNESLRGRISEQRKVKLMNAQETLEILKKSGPLQNLALVSSYIGIREFHLNGTLVNAYTIDFPDTLRREIGSFSYYITKNPITGNDLEAPSIYGKYAFSEINTILLPIRDKIGDYNVTIVYYDKADKPLRYTTKQMNFSALSPAWDNSAVQVLDGVTMERHYGNGGRVDFIDVQNYVRAHREAVYFTVTSRSMLEKEQAFTVENVVKNLNQVYQGMAVFNSSDPALNGQTEEYIVIFYDKDYKAISYYTGVLKD
- a CDS encoding formate/nitrite transporter family protein; translation: MENEALLQVEQLALKKQKIFRQSIMRYIARAMLASMFIGFGVIVAFKTGNYFYMEHSPFAYPMAAITFGAAIILISYGGGDLFTGDTFYYTYTALRRKMKWSEVVRMWVMSYIGNILGAAVFALLIFLTGLFYSSDVNGFLLYVVEHKMGAPAGQLFFRAILCNWLVCMAFFIPMNIKGDGARMFAMVLFVFCFFISGYEHSIANMCTFAIALVLDHPGTVSWAGVVHNLVPVTIGNLIGGGVLMGVMYYYVNKPFLDDTKH
- a CDS encoding ATP-binding protein, with protein sequence MKIHTEWGKALEKTTGILTDETIIKASNQHCIDQGIDPEQPPIFPKCYAADELGSQLHVYSEVIEVIDFFVNKFLSSVKGNPILVTISDDAGYLLAFKGDPTIIDLVGQIGIKEGVQLNKEVGTNSIALCLEYQRPFQLKGQDHYHHILHRLVCCTAPFYKEDGREILGTISFMADIDVAHPHLLPLLCTMADSIEREILLRRGNAELQLLNRILLDTNYLGVIITDELGTIVNINENCLNMLHLDGEHQESVIGASVFEIRNVGSYFQHVILQQEACAGLEVIQESNGLFEHYMLDVLPVYDSNACLARVIGSLRNITEMKKTEEVLRNTEKLVVAGQLAMSIAHEIRNPLTTVKGMLQLANKDSQLLHYDLIMSEVERMNLIVSEFLILGRPQAAHYRIEQCSAILEEVLSIFAIQVEMNNISLNTQFHNDATILCDRNQIKQIFLNILRNSMEALPFGGSITVALDVENGYQTITFTDNGEGMNQEVLDKLGQPFHTTRGDGNGLGIMIVKKIVSAHRGRVVIASEEGVGTTVTIYLPIK
- a CDS encoding septation ring formation regulator EzrA; this encodes MKKYIALFLLISVLWVPGAYAAVIPTQQGLVTDSAGMFSSAEAKSISAAATGDLVTMHVLTVDSLNGTPADKYADETYASWGLSTRDILLLISAGDQSIELNFNNPGFQNSLNAWSQNQGGSSGNAAITALLDTYFIPYAREGDFAGGTKALIKAVHSIGDSTGNAGGNAGSGSAIGSTNGGLENGTSSNPGTSVSSESRSSSSMFKIAAIVIGTVLILLVLFIVITGLRRRKQLSEQQEQLSNLLVQANRALESLKPFQGIVQGKTEVLVEGISKRLSAKLVEISSLQSDGQGTQPPFYRLNALKAAVEQLQQTEASFRTALEEEEKNIAVISEADRNVKQRITELKEDTPELEEQLQDAVKETGYALQEIVEELKELAEETSKADQLELFDPIAAQEITEDAQERQEKIEQDLKDVDLYDDKLNHFPTVLAASRAKITSIIEQNSLHNMKIKPYDRLEQARVESLTLEAPLRAGDMDEVRRIGANLDLLLDEAVAMTEQQALLRQNNHRDLETFRTEWSQLKQRRDGLQSRITEARIYFEEQHVATVENILTEWSTRLREGASEVAQIENWTSDERGEYDKAHNALEQLLSLLDEAARQFDGISESLNALHERLDKVTRLFSEGQSRVETTQRMLHSRGLSSRIRFELSLLPEFSALEHRLTSRPYNLEELESLSRSYDSQITSFVNEANRLVRQKEEEERLAQLAMMREQQRRAQARKRMSSGPPSSGGFGGGRSSGGSSWGGGGGGGKSSGGSSWGGGGGKSGRNSSGGSKW